DNA from Rhodopirellula bahusiensis:
GGTGAGGTTCCGGTCGCTTTTACCAGCGGAAGAAGTGCGATGAATCGTTGCGGGATTGAGGATTCGGTCCATTAAAAAGATGCGAAATTGTGGAAGCAGTTGTCAGGCGTGCTTGTACTTCTTTCCCGGACCATTCAACAGGTCGTTTCTTTGCAAGACTGCGGCATTACTGCGCCCACATCGGCGTCAAACCCCGCCACGTGATAAGATTCTTTCCCCCGCGAAAACCGTGAGGATTCCTTTTCAGGAGACAGACGCATGTTGGCGATGACTTGGACCGAACGGCTCGACTCCATCCTTGTGGGGCCCATGTGGCCTGCCACCGTTCTGGCCGCGTTGTTTCTGCTCTACGCCCTCGTCTCGATGCTGGGCATTTTTGAGTTTGGCGTCGACGCGGATGTCGATGTCGACTTGGACATCCCCGATCTGGATGCCCCGGATCTGGCGGGCGACGTCGGTGGCGATTTAGGCATGGACGCTTCCGGCGAACCCATGCACGGTGACTGGTTTGGCGGTGCGGGCGCGGCCACTTTGCGGGCCATGAACCTGGACCGAGTGCCGCTGGTCGTTTGGTTTTCGGTCTTCAGTGTCCTGTTTTGGGTGATCAGCTTTTACCTGTGGTTTGGTTACGACGTGCGGCGCTACGATCCCGACTTCCTGACCAGCGGATTGCTGACGATCCGCAACGGCGTTCTGGGGATCGTCGCGACCAAAATGGCGACCTGGCCACTGCACCGGATCATGGTTCCGCCGACCGAATTCCACGCC
Protein-coding regions in this window:
- a CDS encoding OB-fold-containig protein, producing the protein MLAMTWTERLDSILVGPMWPATVLAALFLLYALVSMLGIFEFGVDADVDVDLDIPDLDAPDLAGDVGGDLGMDASGEPMHGDWFGGAGAATLRAMNLDRVPLVVWFSVFSVLFWVISFYLWFGYDVRRYDPDFLTSGLLTIRNGVLGIVATKMATWPLHRIMVPPTEFHASSLVGGSATIETRQADESFGRARFATDAAPLLISVRTGGEIIPKGVRVTVVNYDQNSKTYLVRADSSAST